The genome window CCAAAGAAACATCCCACTCACCCCAACTCTCCATCTGCCTGCCTACCCGCTCTGCTTGTTACCTGCCTCTCGGTGTTTGTgagacaaatatatatattacttcTTTCCATTGTGCCGAAGTTTATGCTTTACTACAATACCCATAAGCCATAGGAATTAAATGTAAGATTATTTAATGTGTGTTACTCATATTCCTACTTGTAATGCTTATAATATGtcaatgtgtttatgtttgcaGAAAATGACCAAACCCAAAAGCAGGCCTTGCCCTTACTGCCAGGTCATGAATACTGCCAACCGCAAAACATGCCTTTCATGTTTTGCAAGCCTCTCAACAAAAGAGAGGATTAAGTCCAAGGAGGAGAGTTTGCATGTTGGGGACTGGAGTAAAGAAGCACCGCAACGCAGGCAGAGTGATAGATTCAGCCCGCATATCTGTTAGTGAGAATGTAGAGGTCTTAGGTTACTGTTCCATTCAGATAAATACTATACTGGTCAGAACTTGATATAAATGCCAGTTTTCATTGGCATCAGGCCATATCATTTAATCAATAAATAGCATCACATCTTATAGTCTTCCTGTCAGGACCCCTAGCTTTGTTAATTTGAAAAGAAGTATAGTAGATACGAAGAAAAGAAGGAAGAAGTATGATACCATTTCAAAAGTAGTTGATCAGATGGCAAGAGAGCTGATACAGAGGACAAAGCCTGATAACTTGTTAATGTCTGTTTTTTAGGTCAATAAGCTGCATGAACTGGACTTAAAGCCCCTGCTCTTCatggggaaagagaagagagagggggggggggggggtttacagcAGAGGTCATTGCAGACATAGGCTTCATACCAGAGGGGCCTGTGAGGGAGATCATTAAAAAAATGACCACCCCTTATGAATACTATCTTAAATGTAAGAACACATATTTTACATTGGGACATGCTTTTTTATaactttgcatttacatttagtttctAAATACTTTTTGTAACATAGAATATACTAATAGAATATTGTTGATGAGTAAATATTCCCATATTAGACCCTATTTCTGTTTAAATTAACCTCATTTGTGGGGCTGTTATACTTAGATTCAAATAATGTTACGTCTACATTTACTTATTTGTCTTTATCTCTCAGACCACAATAGCCTTCTTGCCACAGCTGGTGAAGAAACACCAGAAGAAACACCAGAAGCAACATCCCCTGCCTCCACTCAGGATCAAACCTTCACCCTTAACCTTGTGCCggtcccccacacacctcctatgactccctctctctcttcatctactcttcctactccctctcttcatctactcttcctactccctctctctcttcacctcctcttccctcgaactctctctcttcacctcctcttctccccaactctctcctcacctcctatgactccctctctctcttcacctcctcttctctcaaactctctcttcatctactcttcctactccctctctctcttcacatcctatgactccctctctctcttcacctcctcttccctcccattctttctcttctcctgctcttccCTCCCATTCTTTCTCCGCACCTCCTTTCCCcagtccctcgctctctttacCTCCTTCACCAACCCTCTCTCTATGTTACCCACTTTCTACTCCTtccctcatctcttctcctcaaaAAGGTCTTCCCaaggaaaaggaaaaataaTTTAACGTAAAGGTTGTCTTATGTAAGGGTCATAGGCTTATGTATCATGAACAATCTTTTGTTGTAATGACCCCCAAAAATTAGGCAAATCATCTTATTTGTTATTCCTCTGTTTATATATTTTCAGGCTGCAATTTCCTGTTTAAAAAGAGGGACGTTCAAAGCAGGTAAGCTCAGATGCATGCaattgtgttttatttaaattatttttagtGGGGGCTTGATTTGAGTTAGCTTGTGCATGAATCCATCTTGCCAGGCttcaagttacatttacattacatttagtcatttagcagacgctcttatccagagcgacttacagcatgtacagggacattccctccgaggcaagtagggtgaggtgtcttgcccaaggacacaacatactTTCGcacagccaggagtcgaaccgacaaccttctgattaatagcccgattccctaaccgctcagccatctgaccttagGCCGTCTGAAGTTATGCACTTGCTGCCAAACGAATTATCATCCTACAGAGGAACTCCTGGCAGCTACAGGCCTTAGATAGAGAGTGATAGACAGTAGGGGTGGGCGATATGGCCAAAATCTTCTATCACGGTATGAGTAATTTTATATCACGgttacggtatatatcacggtatagtaattgttctgtaaattcaattaagaaatggtaCCACTCGTGTGGTGGAAAAAACTGTATTGCATGTGCTACAAGACGTTACTGGCTATTATTTAAAggcaacgacagtacgagcgttccgaTTGGCTAATGCGCAGTCATGCCATCCGCATGGTGACGTACTCACAGCTCAATAAGGATCCGTAATGCCCTCCGACGAAAATTTCAAAATGAGCAAAAACAATCAgtctgagttttactatccatatcTAACTTCGGTGTTGGCGTATCAACCTCGTTAAAGCTCGGTCGATACgttaaagcctcagtttgatatttcccggcatgacctcatGTGAAATACAAAAATATCACAAATTTGTAAAGACTTTGGATGCGAGCCCTTTTTGCCCAacctaaaaaataaaaaagtagtCAAAAAGTATACCGCGGTTGAAACGGTATAGCCAAATCTCTCCCGATAGACACATTTCTTCTGTCGCACGGTATATACCGTCATACCGCCCGGCCCTAATAGACAGATACAATCACTTGCAATTTTTGGGTTAAAAGTGCCTGCCCTTTTCCTAACAGTTTCCAAGGATGACTTCCCCAGATGGTTCTGTGCAACAAACTATCTGACGTGTCAGGTTAACATTTAGGCCCATCGAACTCTAAGAGACTGTACTCTCAAACTGGCTATATCTCAAGTTCCTTCCTCCATATGAAATGTAGCCAACAGCAATTTTTCAACACAAGCAACTTGTGAAAAGCCTATAGTTCTTGTTGTAAAAGTTGAACATCTATCATTAAACATACACTGCCTCTGTGGATAAACTATCACCAACTTTAATCAGAGAGATGAAATTCTACTCTACTAAAGAACTGCAGTATCCTATAAGGATTCGTTATTCTTTGTGTTAATTATAGTCCTGTAACGGCCACAGATACCAGATTCATATTACTGTCcaagcatttgatttgattactaTTAGGATTTGAATTTTACTTAGGACAATATGACGAAATGTGCTTCTCCAAACCTTTAGTTATACTAgtgttaaaggtcccatgacatgaaaacttcactttaggaggttatttaacgttaatatgagttcccctatcCTACCTATGGTCCCCTAGTGGCTAGAAATTgcaataggtgtaaaccaagcccatGGATATCctgctccgcctttgagaaaattaaaGCTCAGATGGGCCAATCTGGAATGTTCCTCTTATGTCAtcataaggggaaaggttacctcccctttctctgctttgcccatcCAAAGAATTTGGCCCGCCAATGataaaatgagctacgaccgtgcaagcacgatattggtttttcctcgagagacatcaagGCTTGCAAaagaccgaagcatggcagttagccccaccgctctcctcctcatagcatttaaaactacagacacagaaatggaacatcctgaggaaagctcattgtgggactgctcgtagtggctgtaattctgcacgaaggctgaatttcgggaggagacttcagatacagtattaggggaccactaaggcctatataaaagcatccaaaaacagcatgcatCAACTTGTTTTACAATTTCACCATGAGATTATGTGACTTAAGTTAAAGGTCCCCATGACCTTTAACTTAAGTCACATAATCTCATGGTGAAATTGTAAAACAAGTTTACATTGATCACTCTATTTAACTTTTGATAAAGTAACAACTATGTTATCAAAATTGTACTTACTTagtcttattcttatttttatatatattttatatttaaattgttttattcttagattttagttcttagaaatagttttAACAGTAATAACTTTTgcacttttacttaatttaagatctgtatgtttattgtttgcccctccctgccacagtaaattctgtgttttttCACATACATGGTGAATAAACCATATTCTGATGTGTATTTCTTTTCACAGTGTAAAAGAATGGGAGGATACCTGGAAGCCTGCTGTTAATATGTCTGTGCCTAGCTGCCTGGTTATTGTTTTAAGAGTTCCCAGTTCTGTATTTGTTATTGATATACACTGTAACGTTTTATGAGCTTGTTGTGATACTGTTACGGccactgtctttttctctgttcatgttttgtttgttatcaACTTCCTGGGTTCTGGGCATCGATTGTGGTTCAACTTGGCTGCCTCCATAACACTTAACTTATAACATGGGTGAGTTGGTGACCTAGCTAACGTTTTCGGGTTTTTGTTTTAGATTCACTGTTAGGTAAGGGAGCGTGCTGGCTCCGCCTTCCCATTGCGGGGAGGGCCAGCGGCTACCAGGTTTTGGTTTTATTTCACTAACTCAgtcttgtttttctgttcaATAAACTTTGGTATTATTTTTATAAACATTGACTTGCATGGTTGGACTCACTTATGTAAGCCTACAAGCAACCGTCTGATCCTTTTCTTGGTGGAGGTAAGAGTAGACTACATATGAAGAGAAGACTTAGATTAAAAGTTAGGCCATTACAAGCAGATGTAAATTTGTTATCAATTTGTTACAATGTTAAATGATGGATTCCTTGTGGCTGAATATGAATAATCTGTACTGGGAGTGCGGCGCGATGATGTCGCATTCAGAATAATCCATGCCTTTATAAAGGTGATGGCATGAAGGTAGGCTATATGAATTATAAATTATATATTCTCATTTTTAGAGTGTTCAACACTTGGTAAGACTTATACAAGTTTTAAAGTAATTGAATGGGTCTTTATATAATGTGCGCTACACTTAACTAAAATGATAACCATAGTGAACTTACATGGACTACAAATATGGCGAATATTAGCGTTAAAACATATTGGCGGGGTCCTGGGAAATGCAGTTCTATTTTTACTTTAAATTTAAAAACTAATTTCATGAGAAGATATTTGTCCTCAGTTACATTTAAATCACCTAATATGACAAATATACATTCATTGGTCTTTTATGAAAGACAAAATGTATCAGTACTCGAAAAGTCTACATTTAAATGTCTTTTATATGTAACCTTTACTTAACATTATTTTACATCATAATCTTCAAACATGGTTCCAGTATGATTTGAAGAGGGTCAATATTGgtctaaatacaaaatcccaggCTGATCCTAGCCTCATCTGAAAAAAgaaattgaattgaattttaggaaattaccttttctaggtggcgctgttgaTCCCCTGTAGGGGCTATGGTTATGAAACTGAAAGACACAGTTTATCTAACCCCAGTTATTCACTGTACCAAGCCAGAACTGTGTGCCATGAaaggaaccctaaccctaattacCCTAATTAGGGTTCCTAAATATAGGGCTTTAAGGTGACCCCTGGcaagggttcaaaggtcaataTATCAGATAAGGGTTTACAGGAAGGTGTCAAACTTACATAAATGAACCTGCAAGCTAAGACCTTTCCAAAAATGGGTTTGATTTTGTTATACGACAAAGTCTTTTTAAAATCCAAATCTGCCATTGCAGTGAGGTATCTTTCCAAGTATAGATTCCAAGACCATTCATAATCTAAATAGACTACCATCAGTGGTCAAAGTCAAATTATGTTTCGGTGGCACATAGTCCTGGTTTAGCACAAACAATATCAGGGTGCAGACCCACTTGTGCATTTGTTTATCCCCAAACTTAAAAGATGATTAGTTGCTCTGCGTAAGACATGGTCTAAACAGACCGCGCTAGGGTTAGGGGTTTGTTGTCCTTGGTGGTACATGTTTGTGGCTTGCCTTGACGAATATTTTGGACTagtaaaaactttttttcataTGGCCTTACCTCTAAGCCAGATAGAGGCTCATCAGCGCCACATTGAAATGTTCATTTTCCAAATCTAAAATGTGTCTTGTACTCCAATGTATGCTGCTaccgggctgaaaatgtgcatgtTGCTCCATTGAGACATTCCATGCAGAGTGTgacaaaaacattcaaaacttgaatataatataaaataaaaagtatgaaaaaaataCATGCCATAATGGAGGTGTTGAAGAGGTAATCAATATTAGCATTAAATTCCCTAGTTGGCAATGGAGTAGTATTCTAAATGAGATGACGCATCGAGGGATTAGCCTACCCATGAGACTTTAGGtgtattcgacttcatgcagcgccgacagccggctgccttgaatctgagaataccattggctgcttcaagtcagccgggctgcaggcgacgccggcgctgcctGAAGTCGAACGCATATATTACACACAGAACTTGATCCTCATCCAGACTCGGATTTTCACTAATGGTCACTAATCAATATTAACGTGTGTGGTAGCCTAAATATTGAGATGATAattgtctcgagttatacagagttaaatccgaatttttcaaaaacaatctggataatttaaatatatgatgaataaatatatgatgaaTAATAAATGAATAATTTATCCCCATAATTTCCCAATTGCCCAATCTGCCAGCCAACATAAGGTGAGTCCAACCACGCATGTCAATGTATGTAAAAAATAATACCAAAGTTTATtgaacagaaaaacaagacTGAGTTAGTGAAAATAAAACCAAAACCTGGTAGCCGCTGGCCCTCCCCGCAATGGGAAGGCGGAGCCAGCGCGCTCCCTTACCTAACAGTGAATCTAAAACAAAAACCCGAAAACGTTAGCTAGGTCACCAACTCACCCATGTTATAAGTTAAGTGTTATGTTCTACCACTCATTTACAAATAATGCTCTGTGCTCTGCTGCAGTCatgctctggagagagagatcaaaggGAGAGAACACATAGTATACATCACAGTATATCAAGTTAGGTCTCAGGTGATTACAGCTGTGACTGAGTGATTCAAATCCAAGTGACTTGAGTTCAATTCtctgcatcctcctcctcatcactatCATCGTCATCCGAGCTGTTGCCACGTTGCCAGTCCATGTCTTCCTCCatttccctgtcctcctcttccaccagtCTGTTACTTGGTTTGAGAGTGCATCTGTAGGTGCCTGCTATGGTCTGCTGTTGGAGTCTCAGGTCTTGCAGTCTTCTCTTTAGTGCACTGATGAggcccttggacccctcctcggTTAATCCATTTGGCAATCCTGGAAATGTTGTTAATTGATGTTGAAATTATTTTACCGAAGACTATACTAGCAGGATTGGTTTCCACTTAAATAGTTTGACCTATAAATTTGAAAGTGCATGTAGCCAGATAATTTGATTTACacttacttcctgtctgtgtgctcaCTAAAACAGTGCCCATCAGTGTCTGGACCTTTGCCACTGAGTCCTTGAGGTACTGGCAGTGCTGCAGCATCTCCTTCACAAGGATCTGCTTTTCCTCTTTTATTCGTGAGGCAAGCATTACGTGGTCAAAGAGTTTCTTCTTTGTGAGGATGTCCACAACGTCTGTAAAggaataaaaacatttgacatTAATAAACAAATTACTATTAATTGACATTTTATATGCATACTTAAAGTTAAATCTTGATGCAACACCTGTGTTCTGTTCCTGCCAAGGCCAGATCATGCTCTCTGCAGCTTTGTTAGAGAGTTTCTGCACAACTAAGTCTGTGTCCACAAGGTCACCATCAGGCTGTTGGTTGTATCTCTGGATGTCTTCCAGCAACCGTTTCTTTTCCTGGGCTATCTTTTGAGTTATTTTCTGTCGCCTTTTGTTGCGATCTGCAAATACAGTAAAAACAATAGTACGTAAAAAGAGCTGCCATGGTAATGAAGATATCAGTATAGCCTAAGATTTATCCGCATTAGTTATGTTTACACTATACATACCATTCTGTCTGTAAAGGTAGTGCTTTTTCTGACAAATGCTCACAAAGAGTGCTTCGATTGTGATCTGCAAATTTTGAGCATCAACAGGACCAGGTGCTGCACTTCCTTGATTAAAGATAACATAAATAAACTTTTAACATTTAAGCTACAGATATGCATTACAACCAAGTGACTGAGAGTGTTTATATATTAAGTATTTTTCTTACTGCTACTGGCCCACTGCTTGACATCAACAACCCATTGTTTCAGCATGTCATCACAGCAATGCAACTGCTCCTGCATTGTCTTCAGGCTCTCAGCTACATCCACAGTCTTCTCTACTGTCTGAAAACAGCAATACAGAAGTCTTTTAAACTACCAGAGGTCCTGTACCACTACAATGTCTACTAGGGGGTACTATAACAACGTGATGCATTTTGGGTATAATAAGTAAAAGTTAACTAAGTTTAAACGTTTAAATGTAACTGCTTTAAATAGTTAATCATCTTCAGTACGTGAACATACCTTCTTGAATCTGGAAGACAAGGCTATATGGAGGCCATTCTCTTTCCATTCATTCCACCCCATAGCATGGACAGTCAGCATGTCAGTTCTTactgtgaaaaacaaaacaaaatcaaaatacaattttgtaaaaCATGTACATTTGCAGGCTGGCAGGGGGAAATAAGCTTACAAACCTGACTTGGCCATATACTTGGTGGTAAGGGCACATCTGGAGAGAAAACTATTCACTTGCTCAACTTCTTCACCGAGAGTGGTGCCGGCACCCTCCTGGTTCCTTGCAGTCCACAGAATCTACAGGAAGAAGATAATGTGTAAAGCGGTGTGGACACACGATATTAAAGCATATCCTGAGATTACCAACTTTAGAGGGCAGCACTTAGGGGCTACAGAAAAACTTTAAACGCACTCCTAGGTTATTGTATGGGTCAGTccagaccactgtggtatggcTATTGTCATTTATTATGGCATTTTACACTCAGTTTGCCACATCATACTCTAAAATGTAAAGGTCAAGTAGCTAAAAGCATCACCTCGCATTTTGTATTGTGGGCTTTGGCATGCATCACAGACAAGCAATGCCTCATTTCCTGAAGGGGTTGAAGATGAGTCAGGGCCTCTGACACTTTTGTCAAGTATGGCACATATCGGCAGGTCACATCCATGGCCAAAAATGTAGCACTCTGGAACTCTTTTTGGAGAAACATTGGATATGCAAAGATTTCTCCTCTATACATATTCAGACCTTTACAAAAAAGCACAATGCACATGAAAGAGGCATTAGatcataatataaatatatattatttatcttTTTACTACTACTTAATCAGACCCATACCAACCTTTGAGAAGAAATCCATGTCTACACACAGCAATTTCCACACCTTCTTCATCCAACTTGTTGGCCCGCTTTGAAGTCTCTCTTGCTGCATTCCATTGGGAGTCACCACACATCGCTTTTCCTGCAGTCTACCAAAGTAAATCATTTGAACATGACAATAGTTAATTCAAGTACACTAGATTGCAGGACTGTTCACGCAAACTTTAACTGTCAAGATTCTGTcttttgatgaagaaagtgttttgacactaaatgacaacacaacaccaggcttaggtctcaatcatgtctctcccgGCTgtgaaggccggaggaccatcttttatagggcacaggaatgtaaacatagatagtgacagtcaggcagtaatgacgttacaacagtctcagagaaagagattcacagctcccaacacatgaccactcagactagagagatcatagttggcgctctccttgtagtcatgacaaaggacgtttacccagtactttctcctgatcccgaacatctattaaccctgacacatagacacaatctactcttattaatagcaagcttacatgagaacatactaactagtatccaatgactagttctattgattagtgaataatgtaagcacacaggaaatcgcaatttcttccacacttggCCTGACCTATCTCACATTTGAAGGATAAAGCAATATGCAGTATGAATGTACTGTGCCCCCTGGATAAGAATCTAGTGCTGTATCCCCACCTGATCATAGACTCCCTACTCCAAAGGCAATCGTGTTTTCTACTTTAACTTTAATTAGTTACAAAATATTCCCAATAAATGTTGTTCAGAATAATGTAAAACTTACACTCTTGACAGTTCCCCGGACCTCCTCAACAAAACTGGACACCTCAGAGTCTCGGGCTAAAAACACTCCATCGAAGAACCCTGGCTCTTCACTCCTTTAAGACAATGTATTATGGACTACCTTTGTAATAGGACCTTTTATATATGTAGCACTTatcaaaaaaaacattgacattAACAGTGACATTAACAGctggacatactgtatattaactACATTGGCTGTTTATAATGTGTGCACAGAACTCACTGGTTTGTTTTCTGGAACCTGTACAACATTCTGTTGCCATCCACAGAAACAGCCACCATTTCAGGGCTACAGGCTGGACAGACCAATGGCTCCTTTCCAAGAAGTTGGTTTTCTTCATAGTTGCAGTACACAAATTGCAGAAAACTTCTCTGAAATGCATCTGCATTCACTTTGCCAGTCTAAAGGAAAGAATATAATACAGCTTTCAAGAACGATAAACTACATATTTGCCTttgtatgttttgtgttttttatgcAACTTTTCAAATCCATAAGGATGCAAATGACTTTTGTGTGGTAAGGTCTTCAGTCTATTATCTGAAATATGTTCTACCTACTACAGCCACTTGTGGACCCTGAACTGCTTTTTACTTACTCTTCCATATTGCTTTGTTCTCTGGTCCAACATTGCTGTAAAGGCTTGTCTGGACATTCCTGGAGCTGCTGTCTTCATAGCCTCAAAGGAATGGAAGAGATCTTGGTGGAACAGTGTCTGTGCCTGCATGGTAGCGGGCCAGTAACCACTCTTTACAAAGTCACTGACTTCTGGAGCCCATTTCTGGTTGCAATGTTTTCATGTTAGCACCGGAACGTGAAGATCATAACGGCCTGAGAGCACATGAAAGGCAAATCAATAACATGAAACCAAAGTAATGtgttatatataaaaaaatcaaCAGTTTAACAAGATCCTACCATTTATGCAAACCAGTATGATGGATCTACCAACAGAGACTGCTGCATCAGCGGTGTCACAGGAGCATATCCTTTGAGGTAGAGCTGTTGGCAGAACACAATCTGCAAGGCAAAGAACCATAAGGTATACAATTAAGAATGTTTGGGTTGTGAGTAATGACTTA of Osmerus mordax isolate fOsmMor3 chromosome 4, fOsmMor3.pri, whole genome shotgun sequence contains these proteins:
- the LOC136942396 gene encoding uncharacterized protein is translated as MVAVSVDGNRMLYRFQKTNQSEEPGFFDGVFLARDSEVSSFVEEVRGTVKSTAGKAMCGDSQWNAARETSKRANKLDEEGVEIAVCRHGFLLKGLNMYRGEIFAYPMFLQKEFQSATFLAMDVTCRYVPYLTKVSEALTHLQPLQEMRHCLSVMHAKAHNTKCEILWTARNQEGAGTTLGEEVEQVNSFLSRCALTTKYMAKSVRTDMLTVHAMGWNEWKENGLHIALSSRFKKTVEKTVDVAESLKTMQEQLHCCDDMLKQWVVDVKQWASSRSAAPGPVDAQNLQITIEALFVSICQKKHYLYRQNDRNKRRQKITQKIAQEKKRLLEDIQRYNQQPDGDLVDTDLVVQKLSNKAAESMIWPWQEQNTDVVDILTKKKLFDHVMLASRIKEEKQILVKEMLQHCQYLKDSVAKVQTLMGTVLVSTQTGRLPNGLTEEGSKGLISALKRRLQDLRLQQQTIAGTYRCTLKPSNRLVEEEDREMEEDMDWQRGNSSDDDDSDEEEDAEN